A window from Aerococcus sp. Group 1 encodes these proteins:
- a CDS encoding FAD-dependent oxidoreductase, translating to MVEKWSGTAAGMHGDIEVEVALADDRLLSIEVLNQQETANLADKVYETIPQRIIDQQSLNVDTVSGATVSSKAIINATAAALKAAGLDPENYQKITSVQTEKVTTEVIDADVLVVGGGAAGLAAALAAEEAGAKVAILEKQAQFGGSANFAEGIFAAESRLQENDYIDITKDQAFNFIMEYSHWRANPRIARAFVEKSADTINWLLYHGITFEKVTTNNPGGLRTWHIFDGHGAGYIQKMSALIKDRDIACYYETAGKELIMEGDRVIGLKAKQGQKNLVFRCSAVIIASGGYANNAEMMAKYTGQTNIYPVGNSNKTGEGIQMAWEVGAGEEGTGVLQLYRPGVPGQSSTSLLNAAARQPHLWINQRGDRFCNEEIVSLWPFAGNALANQPDGVMYSVFDQATKEKMVEEGIKIGVGVLVPTGTKLVGIDDELSQGQANGDVFIADSIEDLAEQLQLSQAELRQTIADYNKISESRQDNLFAKNPKYAAPIEAGPFYAIRCANHFLGTLGGIKINEKAEVVTSENRPIAGLYAAGNDAGGMYGDSYDLNLPGGTFGFAVNFGRIAGEKAAKGF from the coding sequence ATGGTTGAAAAGTGGAGCGGAACAGCAGCGGGCATGCACGGAGACATTGAGGTGGAAGTCGCTTTAGCGGACGACCGACTCTTGAGTATCGAAGTTTTAAACCAGCAGGAAACGGCCAACTTGGCGGACAAGGTCTATGAGACTATTCCCCAACGGATTATTGACCAGCAGTCTTTGAATGTTGATACGGTGTCAGGGGCCACGGTTTCCAGTAAGGCCATTATTAATGCCACAGCGGCTGCCTTAAAAGCAGCTGGGCTCGATCCTGAAAACTATCAAAAAATCACTTCAGTCCAAACAGAAAAAGTTACTACGGAGGTCATTGACGCCGATGTCCTGGTTGTCGGTGGTGGTGCAGCAGGTTTAGCGGCAGCCTTGGCCGCAGAAGAAGCGGGCGCCAAAGTAGCGATTTTAGAAAAACAAGCCCAGTTCGGTGGCTCGGCCAACTTTGCTGAGGGAATTTTTGCGGCGGAAAGTCGCCTGCAGGAAAATGATTATATCGACATCACGAAAGATCAGGCCTTTAATTTTATTATGGAGTATTCCCACTGGCGGGCTAATCCACGCATTGCCCGTGCCTTTGTGGAAAAGTCCGCTGACACCATTAATTGGTTATTATACCATGGGATCACTTTTGAAAAGGTAACGACCAATAACCCCGGTGGCTTAAGAACCTGGCACATATTCGATGGCCATGGGGCAGGTTATATCCAAAAAATGTCAGCCCTTATTAAAGACAGAGACATTGCCTGCTACTATGAAACAGCAGGAAAGGAATTGATTATGGAGGGTGACCGAGTAATTGGGCTCAAAGCCAAACAAGGTCAGAAAAACCTGGTTTTCCGCTGTTCAGCCGTCATTATTGCTAGCGGGGGCTATGCCAATAACGCTGAGATGATGGCCAAATACACCGGTCAGACCAATATCTATCCTGTGGGAAATTCCAATAAAACGGGTGAAGGCATCCAGATGGCCTGGGAAGTGGGGGCTGGTGAAGAAGGGACAGGCGTGCTCCAACTTTACCGTCCAGGAGTACCCGGTCAATCCTCAACTTCCCTACTCAATGCGGCAGCCCGTCAACCCCATTTGTGGATTAACCAAAGAGGGGACCGCTTCTGTAATGAAGAAATTGTTTCACTTTGGCCTTTTGCGGGCAATGCCTTGGCTAATCAACCAGACGGCGTCATGTACTCCGTCTTTGACCAAGCGACTAAAGAAAAGATGGTTGAGGAAGGCATTAAAATCGGTGTCGGGGTCCTCGTACCAACCGGGACAAAGCTCGTCGGGATCGATGACGAATTAAGCCAGGGCCAAGCCAATGGCGATGTCTTTATTGCCGATAGTATTGAAGACCTGGCAGAGCAACTGCAGCTTTCCCAAGCAGAACTCCGTCAAACCATTGCTGACTACAATAAGATCTCTGAAAGTCGTCAAGATAATCTCTTTGCCAAAAACCCTAAATATGCAGCGCCAATTGAGGCGGGACCTTTCTATGCCATTCGTTGTGCTAACCACTTCCTAGGGACTCTTGGTGGGATCAAGATCAATGAAAAGGCTGAAGTGGTTACTTCTGAAAACCGTCCCATTGCTGGTTTGTATGCGGCTGGCAATGACGCTGGCGGAATGTATGGGGACAGCTATGACCTCAACCTTCCTGGCGGGACCTTTGGCTTTGCGGTTAACTTTGGTCGAATTGCCGGAGAAAAGGCCGCTAAAGGCTTTTAA
- a CDS encoding GNAT family N-acetyltransferase, with the protein MSSQYQICEVTPREDYIPELLAIWEASVRASHDFLSEAAIEAIKAEVPGALMAVDDLVAVKAHTGEIAGFMGMAGENLEMLFLHPRYWGQGLGRALLEEGMTSYGISQLTVNEQNPKAVGFYQEMGFVPYRRTAMDTEGRPYPLLYMHYQNEAEGREE; encoded by the coding sequence ATGTCAAGTCAATATCAAATCTGTGAAGTAACTCCTAGGGAGGACTATATTCCAGAGCTCCTGGCGATTTGGGAGGCGTCGGTAAGAGCCAGTCATGACTTTCTCTCGGAAGCTGCCATCGAAGCCATTAAAGCAGAGGTGCCGGGCGCTTTAATGGCGGTTGACGACCTAGTGGCGGTCAAGGCCCATACGGGAGAAATTGCTGGTTTCATGGGAATGGCTGGCGAAAACCTGGAGATGCTCTTTCTTCATCCGAGGTATTGGGGCCAAGGCCTGGGCCGGGCCTTGCTTGAGGAGGGGATGACTTCCTATGGGATTAGCCAGCTCACCGTGAATGAACAGAATCCCAAAGCGGTTGGCTTTTATCAAGAGATGGGATTTGTTCCTTATCGTCGGACGGCCATGGATACTGAGGGCAGGCCCTATCCTTTGCTTTATATGCACTACCAAAATGAAGCCGAGGGAAGGGAAGAATAA
- a CDS encoding single-stranded DNA-binding protein, with protein sequence MNQVQLIGRLARDIEMTQTESKHQVLNNALAVNRFVGGEKQTDFIPITAWNATAQLIDKYLDKGDEIGIVGNLHMNHYTNKDQVKVYQLEVIVREVFFLRKKQGDKPVQDINIEVTKV encoded by the coding sequence ATGAACCAAGTTCAACTGATTGGCCGCTTAGCCCGGGACATTGAAATGACCCAAACGGAAAGTAAACACCAAGTCCTAAACAATGCCCTGGCTGTCAACCGCTTTGTTGGTGGAGAGAAGCAGACCGATTTTATTCCCATTACAGCTTGGAATGCGACCGCCCAACTGATTGATAAATACCTGGACAAGGGCGATGAAATTGGCATTGTAGGTAACTTACATATGAACCACTATACCAATAAAGACCAAGTGAAGGTTTACCAATTGGAAGTCATTGTCCGCGAAGTCTTCTTCTTACGTAAGAAACAAGGCGATAAGCCAGTCCAAGATATTAACATTGAAGTGACTAAGGTTTAA
- a CDS encoding response regulator transcription factor, whose product MKILMIEDNTSVAEMLSMFLDQEAGWESHFSYDGQEGYDYFKAHEDEIDIVILDLNLPSKDGISICQDIRKSNQDVIIIMLTARDSESDQVLGLGLGADDYITKPFSPLTLVAKMHALLRRRDANDNRESQDQEEKSLIKTKYLTIDPNTREASFHGQAIANLTPKEFDILALLASHPKQVFTRDHLLTSLWEDPFYGDERTVDAHIKKLRQKMEKNGPQAIRTVWGVGYKYDESGEK is encoded by the coding sequence GTGAAAATTTTGATGATTGAAGATAATACCAGTGTGGCAGAAATGCTATCCATGTTCCTTGACCAAGAAGCGGGTTGGGAGAGTCATTTTTCCTATGATGGCCAAGAAGGGTACGACTATTTTAAGGCCCATGAAGATGAGATTGATATTGTGATTTTGGATTTGAATTTACCGTCAAAGGATGGCATTAGTATCTGCCAAGATATCCGTAAAAGCAACCAAGATGTGATTATTATTATGTTAACCGCCCGGGATAGTGAGAGTGACCAAGTCTTGGGATTGGGATTGGGGGCAGATGACTATATCACCAAACCCTTTAGCCCCTTGACTCTGGTGGCTAAGATGCACGCGCTACTGAGACGGCGGGATGCCAATGACAACCGGGAAAGCCAAGACCAAGAAGAGAAGAGCCTGATTAAGACCAAGTACTTAACCATTGACCCCAATACTCGGGAGGCTTCCTTTCACGGTCAAGCCATTGCTAATTTGACGCCCAAGGAATTTGATATTCTGGCCCTCTTAGCTTCCCACCCTAAGCAGGTCTTCACCCGCGACCACCTCTTGACCAGTTTGTGGGAAGACCCTTTCTACGGGGATGAGCGGACCGTGGATGCCCACATCAAAAAACTCCGCCAAAAGATGGAAAAGAACGGCCCCCAAGCCATTCGAACTGTCTGGGGTGTGGGCTATAAATACGATGAAAGTGGGGAGAAGTAA
- a CDS encoding HAMP domain-containing sensor histidine kinase gives MRYLYQQLASFAILVLVTVCGLSFTFFRYTESQIYQQVFDDLETVYSEIQGRQVSREMLEEAQNWFEDSFQIKIFWYNADNQRIYPQSLTDKDNGDYAEQGLPQDDIVSMKEKGRLGLFDFDLGFTGDSPDAYAITVPLEDGDSGDYSGYLVIGQAAGGIRQTINKLKANIFQGVAISVVAAVILAIMMARYQTSRINRLRQATRSVTQGHYLQIPSAHRDELDDLADDFNDMTASLAESEVEIERQERMRHQLIMDIAHELRTPLTTMNGLLEGLRYHIFPKDKEERSLELLHKETQRLIRLVNDNLDYEKIRAHEIVLNQVTFPVKSVLEELVIQAKELTDKKDDRIVLHCPDQLTVFADMDRFRQIIFNLVHNAIQFTESGTITIDADLGEDQWTTIRVRDTGIGMTESELANIWERFYKVDQSRKASAYGESGLGLSIVKQLMKVHQADIRVTSEVDKGTQFTLRFPPESQIKAKNEKQESTTSDSKSSDDASDPTDTS, from the coding sequence TTGCGTTACTTATACCAACAATTAGCATCCTTTGCGATTTTGGTCTTGGTGACGGTTTGCGGACTCTCCTTTACCTTTTTTCGTTACACGGAGAGTCAGATCTACCAACAGGTCTTTGATGATTTAGAGACCGTCTATTCCGAAATCCAAGGCCGGCAAGTGTCTCGCGAGATGCTAGAAGAGGCCCAGAATTGGTTTGAAGATTCCTTTCAGATTAAGATTTTCTGGTATAACGCGGATAACCAACGCATCTATCCCCAGTCCCTCACTGACAAGGATAATGGCGACTATGCCGAACAGGGCTTGCCTCAAGATGACATTGTTTCCATGAAAGAAAAGGGCCGCTTAGGCTTATTCGACTTCGACCTGGGCTTTACAGGGGATAGTCCCGATGCCTATGCCATTACCGTCCCCTTAGAAGACGGCGATTCGGGCGACTACTCGGGTTACTTGGTGATTGGCCAGGCCGCGGGTGGGATTCGCCAAACCATTAACAAGTTAAAGGCCAATATCTTCCAAGGTGTGGCGATTTCGGTGGTAGCCGCGGTAATCCTAGCCATTATGATGGCCCGCTACCAAACTTCGCGGATCAACCGTCTGCGTCAGGCCACGCGCTCGGTGACTCAAGGCCATTATCTGCAAATCCCTTCCGCCCACCGCGATGAGTTAGATGACTTGGCTGATGACTTCAACGACATGACGGCCTCTCTAGCCGAATCGGAAGTAGAGATCGAGCGCCAAGAACGCATGCGCCATCAATTGATTATGGATATCGCCCACGAATTGCGGACCCCGCTCACCACCATGAACGGTCTCTTGGAGGGCTTGCGCTACCATATCTTCCCCAAGGACAAGGAAGAACGGAGCTTGGAGCTCTTGCATAAGGAAACCCAGCGCTTGATCCGTTTAGTTAACGATAACTTGGACTATGAGAAAATCCGGGCCCATGAAATTGTCCTCAACCAGGTGACTTTTCCCGTTAAATCGGTTCTTGAAGAACTGGTGATCCAGGCCAAGGAACTGACCGATAAGAAAGATGACCGCATCGTCTTGCATTGTCCAGACCAATTGACAGTCTTTGCCGATATGGACCGCTTCCGGCAAATTATCTTTAACTTGGTCCATAATGCTATTCAGTTTACCGAATCTGGTACCATCACCATTGATGCTGACCTTGGCGAAGACCAGTGGACCACCATTCGCGTGCGTGACACCGGGATCGGGATGACCGAGAGCGAATTAGCCAATATTTGGGAACGCTTCTATAAGGTTGACCAATCACGTAAGGCTTCAGCTTACGGCGAATCGGGCCTGGGACTGTCTATTGTGAAGCAACTTATGAAAGTCCACCAAGCCGATATCCGGGTGACTAGCGAAGTGGATAAGGGCACCCAGTTTACCCTACGTTTCCCACCTGAAAGTCAAATCAAGGCTAAAAATGAAAAGCAAGAGTCAACGACCAGTGACTCGAAAAGCAGTGACGACGCCTCTGACCCGACTGATACCAGCTAG
- a CDS encoding VanZ family protein — MIFLGPLYHLLAYLLADRVNHFPLIRLLVFSLDKTILYTLIFLTISALIAHVKKRRQAQWQVDWSKYGHILALFVYLVLLHLTVLRYDWQWWRLSLVPGVTLRDFHWLPLVDTIKLAYGDSSFSYWYNFFGNVLWFIPFGWLLAYFFCGQRSFFRVLFMGMGFSFMIECGQLFLGTGLGHIDDVIFNSMGVVIGHFAYDFKHFFLMKHESR, encoded by the coding sequence ATGATTTTTCTTGGCCCCCTCTATCACTTACTCGCTTACTTACTGGCGGACCGGGTGAATCATTTTCCCCTGATCCGCCTCTTAGTTTTTTCTCTGGATAAAACCATCCTTTATACTTTAATTTTTCTGACTATTTCCGCCCTAATCGCCCATGTGAAAAAGCGCCGCCAAGCCCAGTGGCAGGTCGATTGGTCCAAGTACGGCCACATCTTAGCCCTCTTTGTTTACTTGGTCCTCCTCCACCTCACCGTCTTACGCTACGACTGGCAGTGGTGGCGTTTATCCCTAGTTCCTGGAGTAACTTTACGGGACTTCCACTGGCTGCCCTTGGTGGATACCATCAAACTGGCCTATGGGGATTCCAGTTTTTCCTATTGGTATAACTTTTTTGGCAATGTCTTGTGGTTTATTCCCTTTGGCTGGCTGCTGGCTTATTTCTTTTGCGGGCAACGGAGTTTCTTCCGGGTCCTCTTTATGGGGATGGGCTTTTCCTTTATGATTGAATGTGGTCAGCTCTTCCTGGGCACGGGTTTGGGCCATATTGATGACGTGATTTTTAACAGTATGGGCGTGGTGATCGGCCATTTTGCCTATGACTTTAAACATTTCTTCCTAATGAAACATGAAAGCAGGTAA
- a CDS encoding class I SAM-dependent rRNA methyltransferase codes for MRTLTLKKRASQAARAGRLLLKEQDFVKPPHFEEGDLVQVQDQAGDFLALAYLARQNKGIGWIYSYDRQTKWGQDFFQEVFQVAKDKRQGLFHDDLTTAFRVFNGEGDGLGGLTVDYYAGYLLLQWYSLGIYQNQAAIIEALKTVYPEAIAMEGKNRFKSQAVPHKNERLWGQATDQAIMIKENGINYVTRLADGWMTGIFLDQRLVRDYLMSRLALGKRVLNTFSYTGAFSLAAAMGGALSTTSVDLANRTKELTAEQFAANGIDLGDSHKVYVMDTFDYFAYAKRHDLTYDVIVMDPPSFARNGKQIFKVTEQYPQLVHDALEILSPGGYLICSTNAANYSPKAFQADINQGAKADGHQIKLVESFQLPDDFPVPPLSPESGYLKVKVYQKQK; via the coding sequence ATGCGAACACTCACTCTGAAGAAACGCGCCAGTCAAGCGGCTCGCGCGGGACGCTTATTATTAAAAGAACAGGACTTCGTTAAGCCGCCTCACTTTGAAGAGGGCGACTTGGTCCAAGTCCAAGACCAAGCCGGTGACTTTCTTGCTTTAGCCTACTTGGCCCGGCAAAATAAAGGCATTGGTTGGATCTATAGCTATGACCGCCAGACCAAGTGGGGGCAAGACTTCTTCCAGGAAGTCTTCCAAGTAGCCAAGGATAAACGCCAGGGGCTCTTCCACGATGACTTGACCACCGCCTTCCGGGTCTTTAACGGCGAGGGCGATGGTTTAGGCGGTTTGACGGTGGACTACTATGCCGGCTACCTGCTCCTGCAATGGTATTCTCTGGGCATTTACCAGAACCAGGCAGCCATTATTGAAGCGCTAAAGACAGTCTACCCTGAAGCCATCGCCATGGAAGGGAAAAACCGCTTCAAGAGCCAAGCCGTCCCTCATAAAAATGAAAGACTCTGGGGCCAAGCGACAGACCAAGCAATAATGATTAAGGAGAACGGAATCAATTATGTGACCCGGCTGGCCGATGGCTGGATGACCGGGATTTTCCTGGATCAAAGGTTGGTCCGCGACTATCTCATGTCAAGACTAGCCCTAGGAAAACGAGTCCTCAATACCTTTTCCTATACGGGAGCTTTTTCTCTGGCGGCTGCTATGGGTGGGGCCTTGTCAACCACTTCTGTGGACCTGGCCAACCGAACCAAGGAACTGACTGCGGAACAGTTTGCCGCCAACGGGATTGACTTAGGAGATAGTCATAAGGTTTATGTTATGGATACCTTTGACTATTTTGCCTATGCTAAGCGCCATGACCTGACTTATGATGTGATCGTGATGGACCCGCCAAGTTTTGCTCGTAATGGTAAGCAGATCTTCAAGGTGACGGAACAATACCCCCAACTGGTCCACGATGCCTTGGAAATTCTCAGCCCGGGTGGGTATCTGATCTGTTCCACCAATGCGGCCAACTATTCGCCCAAAGCCTTTCAAGCGGATATTAACCAGGGAGCTAAGGCTGATGGACATCAGATTAAATTAGTAGAAAGCTTCCAGTTGCCGGATGATTTTCCGGTACCGCCGCTTAGTCCTGAGAGCGGTTATCTAAAGGTTAAGGTCTACCAAAAGCAGAAATAG
- a CDS encoding IS3 family transposase (programmed frameshift), with protein MSKYSLEFKLNLVGDYIAKKGSYRTLANKAGIDPSILRRWVNNYYEFGVDGLKKRRTQQVYTVEFKLNAIELYESTEMSYRELANSLNMNNPSLIANWRRAYHERGLDGLSARKGRPPKVSKKKSQINQIKDSSETNQLSEAKIKELEQRITDLEIENKFLKGLRRRVAQKSQARKEEIVTEITRLHDEKYALKDILSVLKFPKSTYFYWKNKDEEIDKDADLKEEMKDIRETHKDYGYRRMRAELLSRGYKVSKNKVQRLMKIMGIQVTSYTRKTRKYNSYKGTIGEIAPNRINRRFDSTIPYQKITTDTTEFKYYYADDSGNYQTGKLYLDPYMDLFNREIISFKITHQPNGQSMLEGLQAAIEASKLCPYRRTFHSDQGWAYQMKSYTRLLKDHRIFQSMSRKGNCLDNSPMENFFSLLKQEVYYGRTYHSFEELAQAIEDFIIYYNGERIKEKLDFRSPIEFRLHHASFAA; from the exons ATGTCTAAATATTCATTAGAATTTAAACTGAATTTAGTAGGAGACTATATTGCGAAAAAAGGAAGTTATCGAACCTTAGCTAATAAAGCAGGAATAGATCCTTCTATTTTACGAAGGTGGGTTAATAACTATTATGAATTTGGTGTAGATGGTTTAAAGAAAAGGCGGACTCAACAGGTTTATACTGTTGAATTCAAATTAAATGCGATAGAATTGTATGAAAGTACGGAAATGAGTTATCGCGAATTGGCCAATTCATTAAACATGAATAATCCAAGTCTAATCGCTAATTGGCGAAGAGCTTATCATGAAAGAGGACTTGATGGCCTTTCCGCGAGGAAAGGAAGGCCACCTAAAGTGTCTAAAAAGAAATCACAAATCAATCAAATAAAGGATAGCAGCGAAACCAATCAGTTAAGTGAAGCAAAAATAAAGGAACTTGAACAACGGATTACGGATTTAGAAATTGAGAACAAATTTTTAAAAGGATTGAGGAGACGTGTGGCTCAAA AGAGTCAAGCGAGAAAAGAAGAAATAGTGACCGAAATCACACGTCTCCATGATGAAAAATATGCTTTAAAAGATATTCTTAGCGTTTTAAAGTTTCCTAAATCGACCTACTTTTATTGGAAAAATAAAGATGAGGAAATTGATAAGGATGCCGATTTAAAAGAGGAAATGAAAGACATCAGAGAAACCCATAAGGATTATGGTTATCGAAGAATGCGAGCTGAACTGCTTTCCCGTGGTTATAAGGTCAGTAAAAACAAAGTTCAACGCCTAATGAAAATTATGGGGATACAGGTCACTAGCTATACTAGAAAGACAAGAAAATATAATTCCTACAAAGGAACGATTGGAGAGATAGCGCCAAATCGTATCAACCGGCGGTTTGATTCGACCATTCCTTATCAAAAAATAACAACAGACACAACAGAATTTAAATACTACTATGCCGATGATTCTGGGAATTATCAAACTGGAAAACTCTATTTAGATCCTTACATGGATCTATTTAATCGAGAAATTATTTCTTTTAAGATAACACATCAGCCTAATGGACAAAGCATGTTGGAGGGGCTACAAGCTGCCATTGAAGCAAGTAAATTATGTCCATACAGAAGAACCTTTCATTCTGATCAGGGCTGGGCCTATCAAATGAAAAGTTACACCCGGCTCTTGAAGGATCACCGAATTTTTCAAAGTATGTCTCGTAAAGGAAATTGCTTAGATAATTCGCCAATGGAGAATTTCTTTAGTCTACTAAAACAAGAAGTCTACTATGGTCGGACTTATCATTCCTTTGAAGAATTAGCACAAGCGATTGAAGATTTTATAATCTATTACAATGGTGAAAGAATCAAAGAAAAATTAGATTTTAGGAGTCCTATAGAATTTCGTCTTCATCACGCTTCTTTCGCCGCTTAA
- a CDS encoding Mbeg1-like protein: MRIVDYLKVNKGQSFTDLALNEVDIAALTELSNLPIAGLLPNDLSGEDYWDLPTLYQALKDQDYSFQGLWQWIMDGRYALLEAMVGSQRFQDIRLYGFDSQLNREAVLQFAALVVEVPDHFKIIAFRGTDDHLVGWRENFKLAYQKAMPSQKSATNYLRQVLDYTTDSEQTIIVSGHSKGGNLAIVASIQQDKSYQDRLSAVYAFDSPGIHRETLAQENFHRIQGRIHEYVPEDSLIGIILYAAVKPVVVRSSGISLMQHLMEMWEVEETHFKLAQSTTPTSQLAQATMNVWMQWQGQENIERFFFLVFELLNQTGIDSFKDVDQDFSGFIGNLYREGKSLDRSTQRFLMSTLNDLVLIGRALKRRRQTSEDSYYPQSIKNEVLQQVSHWHQDQPWVSVLVGGALIFSGLVLLVKPSYDLSFLAGFFLLVIFISGLWDLRYFWTQPESRLRGTYLLAAILAFVLSGAGIYFGGRFLPIQVGVWMIGLSLIRIWQFYRIHTDHWDIPVSGIVLSLATFAMGILLIGHPRLSAYLPILLALGFILLGLVMVVSVIIYQRESELYDFIDHWEEEK; the protein is encoded by the coding sequence ATGCGGATTGTTGATTATCTCAAGGTGAATAAGGGCCAAAGTTTTACTGATTTGGCGCTTAATGAAGTGGATATTGCGGCTTTAACCGAGTTGAGTAATCTGCCTATCGCTGGGCTTTTGCCGAATGATTTGAGTGGGGAGGACTATTGGGATTTACCCACCCTCTACCAGGCTTTAAAGGACCAAGACTATTCCTTTCAAGGCTTGTGGCAGTGGATTATGGACGGCCGCTATGCGCTTTTGGAAGCCATGGTGGGTAGCCAGCGTTTTCAAGACATCCGTCTCTATGGCTTTGATTCCCAGTTGAATCGGGAGGCGGTGCTTCAGTTTGCGGCCTTGGTGGTGGAAGTGCCTGATCATTTTAAGATCATTGCCTTTCGAGGAACTGACGACCACTTAGTTGGCTGGCGGGAGAATTTCAAACTGGCCTATCAAAAAGCCATGCCCTCACAAAAGTCAGCCACAAACTACCTGCGTCAAGTGCTTGATTATACGACCGATTCTGAGCAAACCATCATCGTTTCCGGTCATTCCAAAGGTGGAAACTTGGCTATTGTTGCTTCTATTCAACAAGACAAGTCCTACCAAGACCGTCTGAGCGCGGTGTACGCCTTTGATTCGCCCGGTATTCACCGTGAAACTCTGGCCCAGGAAAATTTTCACCGGATTCAAGGGCGGATCCATGAATATGTGCCCGAGGATTCCCTGATTGGGATCATTCTCTATGCGGCGGTTAAGCCTGTGGTGGTGAGAAGTTCGGGGATTTCCCTTATGCAACATCTGATGGAAATGTGGGAGGTGGAAGAGACCCACTTTAAGCTGGCTCAAAGCACCACCCCAACCAGCCAGCTGGCCCAAGCCACCATGAATGTCTGGATGCAATGGCAGGGGCAAGAAAATATTGAGCGCTTCTTCTTCCTAGTTTTTGAACTTTTAAACCAAACCGGTATCGATAGTTTCAAGGATGTTGACCAGGATTTCTCCGGCTTTATTGGTAATTTGTATCGGGAAGGCAAGTCTTTAGACCGATCGACCCAGCGCTTTCTGATGTCAACCTTGAATGACTTGGTATTGATTGGGCGGGCCTTGAAGCGTAGACGTCAGACCAGTGAGGACTCTTACTATCCCCAATCTATCAAGAATGAAGTCCTCCAACAAGTTAGTCACTGGCATCAAGACCAACCCTGGGTGAGCGTCTTGGTTGGGGGTGCCTTAATTTTCTCGGGGCTGGTTCTTTTGGTTAAGCCCAGTTATGACTTAAGCTTTCTAGCAGGGTTTTTCCTTTTAGTCATCTTTATTTCGGGGCTCTGGGATCTGCGTTACTTTTGGACCCAGCCGGAGTCGCGCTTGCGTGGGACTTACTTATTGGCGGCTATTTTAGCCTTTGTCCTCTCAGGAGCGGGTATTTATTTTGGCGGCCGCTTCCTGCCTATTCAGGTAGGGGTGTGGATGATTGGTCTGAGTCTGATCCGGATTTGGCAATTTTACCGCATCCATACTGACCATTGGGATATTCCAGTGAGCGGGATTGTACTGTCGCTAGCGACTTTTGCCATGGGCATCCTCCTCATTGGCCACCCCCGGCTTTCTGCCTACCTGCCCATCCTGCTGGCCCTGGGTTTCATTCTCCTGGGCTTAGTCATGGTGGTGTCCGTAATTATCTACCAACGGGAAAGTGAACTCTATGACTTCATCGACCACTGGGAAGAAGAAAAATAG
- a CDS encoding SDR family NAD(P)-dependent oxidoreductase yields MANTNRVVVVTGGGSGIGLAIAKSFAENGDKVAILGRTKEKLDKAAEGHENLYGFPCDIQVEEEVQETTAAIAKELGDIDVLVNNAGLQRIHSVEDFPLSDWNQVIGTILTGTFLMTKYALPYMTKNEWGRVITISSGHGRRPDKYKSAYVAAKHGQIGFTNTVAMEYAQAGITANSILPGATNTDLIQNQLGDLAEKDGTSKQEALETHILGAQWMKELIEPEEIGALAVFLASDGAAKITGEAIGITGGE; encoded by the coding sequence ATGGCAAATACCAATCGCGTTGTTGTTGTTACTGGTGGCGGGTCAGGGATTGGCCTTGCTATCGCAAAAAGTTTTGCAGAAAATGGTGACAAGGTAGCTATCCTCGGTCGGACCAAGGAAAAATTAGACAAGGCTGCTGAGGGGCATGAAAATCTTTACGGCTTCCCTTGTGACATCCAAGTCGAAGAAGAAGTTCAGGAAACCACCGCAGCGATCGCCAAAGAACTTGGTGACATTGACGTCTTAGTCAATAATGCTGGTTTACAAAGAATTCACTCTGTCGAAGACTTCCCACTTTCTGACTGGAACCAAGTGATCGGCACCATCTTAACCGGAACCTTCCTCATGACCAAATATGCCCTCCCTTACATGACTAAAAACGAATGGGGCCGGGTCATTACCATTTCTTCCGGTCATGGTCGTCGTCCAGATAAATACAAGTCAGCTTATGTAGCGGCTAAACATGGTCAAATCGGTTTCACCAATACCGTAGCTATGGAATACGCCCAAGCTGGCATTACCGCTAACTCTATCCTACCAGGCGCCACCAATACTGATTTAATCCAAAATCAATTAGGTGACTTAGCCGAAAAAGACGGCACTTCTAAACAAGAAGCCCTGGAAACCCATATCTTAGGGGCTCAATGGATGAAAGAACTCATTGAACCTGAAGAAATCGGTGCCTTGGCAGTCTTCTTAGCTTCTGACGGTGCCGCTAAGATTACCGGCGAAGCCATCGGCATTACCGGTGGCGAATAG